The following coding sequences are from one Mycolicibacterium aichiense window:
- a CDS encoding ATP-dependent 6-phosphofructokinase yields the protein MRIGVLTGGGDCPGLNAVIRAVVRTCDARYGSSVVGFLDGWRGLLEDRRIQLHNDDRNNRLLAKGGTMLGTARTNPDKLRAGLDDIKQTLEDNGIDVLIPIGGEGTLTAAHWLSEEGVPVVGVPKTIDNDIDCTDVTFGHDTALQIATEAIDRLHSTAESHQRVMLVEVMGRHAGWIALNAGLSSGAHMTLIPEQPFDVEEVCRLVKKRFQRGESSFIIVVAEGAKPAEGSMQLRQGGTDEFGHERFTGVAQQLAMEVEKRIKKEVRVTVLGHVQRGGTPTAYDRVLATRFGVNAADAAHAGEYGMMVSLRGQDIGRVPLADAVRQLKLVPQSRYDDAAAFFG from the coding sequence ATGCGTATCGGAGTGCTGACCGGTGGGGGTGACTGTCCGGGTCTGAATGCGGTGATCCGGGCTGTGGTGCGGACCTGTGACGCCCGCTATGGGTCTTCGGTGGTCGGGTTCCTGGACGGCTGGCGGGGCCTGCTGGAGGACCGCCGGATCCAGCTGCACAACGACGACCGCAACAACCGGTTGCTCGCCAAAGGCGGCACCATGCTGGGTACGGCCCGCACCAATCCCGACAAGCTGCGCGCCGGTCTGGACGACATCAAGCAGACGTTGGAGGACAACGGGATCGACGTGCTGATCCCGATCGGCGGCGAAGGCACGCTGACCGCCGCGCACTGGCTGTCCGAGGAGGGTGTACCCGTCGTCGGCGTGCCCAAGACCATCGACAACGACATCGACTGCACCGACGTCACATTCGGCCACGACACCGCGCTGCAGATCGCCACCGAGGCGATCGACCGGTTGCACAGCACCGCGGAGTCGCATCAGCGGGTGATGCTGGTCGAGGTGATGGGCCGGCATGCGGGCTGGATCGCGCTGAACGCCGGGCTGTCCTCGGGTGCGCACATGACCCTGATCCCCGAGCAGCCCTTCGATGTCGAAGAGGTGTGCCGGCTGGTCAAGAAGCGCTTCCAGCGCGGCGAGTCCAGCTTCATCATCGTGGTCGCCGAAGGTGCCAAGCCGGCCGAGGGGTCAATGCAACTGCGCCAGGGCGGCACCGACGAATTCGGGCACGAACGTTTCACCGGGGTGGCCCAGCAGCTGGCCATGGAGGTGGAGAAGCGGATCAAGAAGGAAGTCCGGGTCACTGTGCTCGGGCACGTCCAGCGCGGCGGCACGCCGACGGCGTATGACCGGGTGCTGGCCACCCGGTTCGGCGTCAACGCCGCCGACGCCGCGCACGCCGGCGAGTACGGGATGATGGTGTCGCTGCGCGGGCAGGACATCGGCCGGGTGCCGCTGGCGGATGCGGTGCGCCAGCTCAAGCTGGTGCCGCAGAGCCGCTACGACGACGCCGCCGCCTTCTTCGGCTGA
- the gatB gene encoding Asp-tRNA(Asn)/Glu-tRNA(Gln) amidotransferase subunit GatB: MTAAAQADLLDYDDVIARFDPVLGLEVHVELSTATKMFCPCATTFGAEPNTQVCPVCLGMPGALPVLNEAAVESAIRIGLALNCDIAPWSRFARKNYFYPDQPKNYQISQYDEPIAFDGYLDVPLDDGSTFRVAIERAHMEEDTGKLTHVGGDTGRIHGATTSLLDVNRAGVPLIEIVTKPIEGTGERAPEVARAYVTALRDLLRALGVSDVRMDQGSLRCDANVSLRPIGQQEFGTRTETKNVNSLKSVEVAVRYEMRRQAAILVEGGKIHQETRHFDEAGFTSPGRDKETAEDYRYFPEPDLEPVAPSEELVARLRATIPELPWLSRKRIQDDWGISDEVMRDLVNAGAIELVAATVEAGASSEQARAWWGNFLVQKANESGVELAALPITPAQVAKVVALVDEGKLSNKLARQVVEGVLAGEGEPEQVMADRGLALVRDDSLIQTAVDEALAANPDIAEKIRGGKVQAAGAIVGAVMKATKGQADAARVRELVMAACGQS, from the coding sequence ATGACTGCTGCTGCGCAGGCTGACCTGCTCGACTACGACGACGTCATCGCCCGCTTCGACCCGGTGCTCGGGCTCGAGGTGCACGTCGAGCTGTCCACGGCCACCAAGATGTTCTGCCCCTGCGCGACGACGTTCGGTGCTGAGCCCAATACCCAGGTGTGCCCGGTCTGCCTCGGCATGCCCGGTGCGTTACCGGTACTCAACGAGGCGGCCGTCGAGTCGGCCATCCGGATCGGTCTCGCGCTGAACTGCGACATTGCGCCGTGGTCGCGCTTCGCCCGGAAGAACTACTTCTATCCCGACCAGCCGAAGAACTACCAGATCTCGCAGTACGACGAGCCGATCGCTTTCGACGGTTACCTCGATGTACCGCTCGACGATGGCAGCACTTTCCGCGTCGCCATCGAGCGTGCGCACATGGAGGAGGACACCGGCAAGCTCACGCATGTCGGCGGCGACACCGGCCGCATTCACGGTGCGACCACCTCGCTGCTGGATGTCAACCGCGCCGGGGTTCCGCTGATCGAGATCGTCACCAAGCCGATCGAGGGCACCGGTGAGCGGGCACCCGAGGTCGCGCGCGCCTATGTCACGGCGCTGCGGGATCTGCTGCGCGCCCTGGGTGTCTCCGACGTGCGGATGGACCAGGGTTCGCTGCGGTGCGACGCCAACGTGTCGCTGCGCCCGATCGGCCAGCAGGAGTTCGGTACCCGAACCGAGACCAAGAACGTCAACTCACTCAAGAGCGTCGAGGTGGCGGTGCGCTACGAAATGCGCCGCCAGGCAGCGATTCTCGTCGAGGGCGGCAAGATCCATCAGGAGACCCGGCACTTCGACGAGGCTGGTTTCACCTCGCCCGGCCGTGACAAGGAGACCGCCGAGGATTACCGGTACTTCCCGGAGCCTGATTTGGAGCCGGTGGCCCCGAGCGAGGAGCTGGTGGCCCGGTTGCGTGCCACGATCCCGGAGCTTCCGTGGTTGTCGCGCAAGCGAATTCAGGACGACTGGGGTATTTCCGACGAGGTGATGCGCGATCTGGTGAACGCGGGCGCGATCGAGCTGGTCGCCGCGACAGTCGAGGCGGGCGCCAGCAGTGAGCAGGCCCGGGCCTGGTGGGGAAACTTTCTGGTGCAGAAGGCCAACGAATCCGGCGTCGAGCTTGCGGCACTGCCGATCACTCCGGCTCAGGTGGCCAAGGTTGTCGCCCTGGTCGACGAGGGCAAGCTGTCGAACAAGCTGGCGCGCCAGGTTGTCGAAGGTGTGCTCGCCGGCGAGGGCGAGCCCGAGCAGGTGATGGCCGACCGTGGCCTGGCGCTGGTCCGCGACGACTCGCTGATTCAGACCGCTGTCGACGAAGCGCTGGCCGCCAACCCCGATATCGCCGAGAAGATCCGCGGCGGCAAGGTGCAGGCAGCGGGTGCGATCGTCGGCGCGGTGATGAAGGCGACCAAGGGGCAGGCCGACGCGGCGCGCGTGCGGGAGCTCGTCATGGCCGCTTGCGGCCAGAGCTAG
- a CDS encoding HAD family hydrolase, with protein MLLDTISRNRSFWWDRARCAHDDAPALEAVIFDFDAPLAATERDAHMFRELIWSLHCADIRVGVTAAGPREWVEPLVRELIGDGVVEVLITGDDVSRPKPDPEVYHRALCELGVGPESAMAVEHSPAGFHTARSAGLATIVVTTLGIRNRDFAGAAAVLDRYDGDEPLSAGRCRRLHEQWWINRSRLTA; from the coding sequence ATGCTTTTGGACACGATCAGCCGGAATCGATCCTTCTGGTGGGATCGGGCGCGATGCGCGCATGACGACGCGCCGGCACTCGAAGCGGTCATCTTCGACTTCGACGCGCCGCTGGCGGCCACCGAACGCGATGCGCACATGTTCCGCGAGCTGATCTGGAGCCTGCACTGCGCCGACATCCGAGTCGGCGTCACTGCGGCTGGCCCCCGCGAGTGGGTCGAACCATTGGTCCGCGAGCTCATCGGCGATGGCGTGGTCGAGGTGCTGATCACCGGCGACGACGTCAGCAGGCCCAAGCCCGACCCGGAGGTGTATCACCGAGCGCTGTGCGAACTCGGGGTCGGCCCTGAGTCCGCGATGGCCGTCGAGCACTCCCCGGCCGGGTTCCACACCGCGCGTTCGGCGGGACTGGCGACCATCGTCGTCACCACCCTGGGCATCCGCAACCGGGACTTCGCCGGGGCGGCCGCCGTCCTGGACCGCTACGACGGCGACGAGCCGCTGTCAGCCGGCCGATGTCGGCGGTTGCACGAACAGTGGTGGATCAACCGCAGCCGGCTGACCGCCTAA